AGCTGGTTCAACGCGTCCGCACGACGTTCCCTTGAAATCACGCGCACCTTGCTCCCGCCGGAAAGGTTCGATGAAATCCGTTCCTGGAAGCGCGCGCTCCGGCAGGACGGTGCGCTATTCGTCCACGGCTGTCCCCCCGACAACGTGCACCGTTATCTCATCGAGTTTACCAAAGATGAGCTCCCGAACCTCTTCGATCAGTTCGAAGAGGACATCTGCTTCGTGGGTCACACCCACCTGCTGGAACTGGTTTCGTGGAACGGAAAGGCGCTTCGCGTGACTCCACTGGCGCTCGGCGAAACCCGCCTGGAAGAAGGATACCGGCACATAGTGAACGTGGGCAGCGTGGGTCAGCCGAGAGACGGCACCAATTCCGCCAAGTATGTGATTTGGGACAGGGAACGACAAGCGCTGGAAGTGCGCGGCGTGCCCTACGACATCCGAACTACGGCGGAAAAAATCCTGCGGATCGGCCTTCCTTCCATCAACGCCGTGCGGTTGTGGTAGTCAGACAAACCTCTTGCCGGTGGGTTGCCTTTTTTATAGCTTTGAGTTCTTCCGTTCTCCAAGACCAGCGTCAAATCGCCGAGACGGCGGGGGTCGTTACGGAAGGCATTTGTGGAACGGCATCGACTGATTGAGGTTTTTCATGGAAAGCGGGCTTGCGCCGAAAACGCCGGCATTGGATACACGTGAGGAGGACCAGAGGCTTACCTGGTTCAGCCGGGCGCGGCGGCTTGTGATCAAGATTGGAAGCGCTGTGCTCACGGGCCCCAGGGGCTTGAACCGCGTGGTGCTTCACCGTCTTTCGGACCAGATCGCCGAACTTCGTGAGAAAGGCCGCGAAGTGGTGATCGTCTCTTCCGGGGCCGTAGCTTCCGGCGTCCGCAAGGTGGGCCTATCTGAGCGGCCTCGTACGATCCCCCAGAAACAGGCGACGGCCGCCGTCGGGCAGACGGTCCTCATGCAGGCATGGGAAGATGCCTTCGATAAGTTCGATTTCCTTACGGCTCAAGTGCTTCTGACCAGCGAGGATCTGGTTCAGCGTCACCGTTACCTGAACGCCCGGAACACGCTGCAGACCCTCCTGAACTGGGGGATCATCCCGGTGATCAATGAAAACGACACGGTAGTGGTGGAAGAGATCAAGTTCGGGGACAACGATCAGCTGTCGGCCCTCATCGCCGGACTCATCGGGGCGGACCTGGTGATCAACCTCACCGACACGGCGGGACTCTTCGACTGCGACCCGCGCTCCCATGCGGACGCCCACCTGATTCGGGTCGTCCACGGCGTGGACAGCCGGCTTCTAGCGTGCGCCACGCCCGAGCCGGGTTCCGTGGGGACGGGCGGCATGCTGAGCAAGCTGAACGCGGCCAAGAAGTGCCTGGCATCCGGTATTCCCATGGTGATCGCACCGGGGAAGGAACGCGACGTGCTCCTGAGGCTGTTCGAAGGGGAAAGCCTGGGAACCCTTTTCGTCCCGCAAAAGCGGGTATACTCAGGAAAAAAGCTGTGGCTGGCGAACCTTTCGAAGCCCTTGGGCGAACTGATACTCGACGAGGGTGCGGCAAAGGCGCTGACCAACGCGGGAAAATCGCTTCTTCCCATCGGAATCCGCGAAGTTCGAGGACATTTCGGCGTGGGGGCTCCGGTCCGGTGTGTCGATGAAGCCGGGCAACTGATCGGCATCGGGCTCACCAATTACAAGTCCAGCGAGATCGAAAAAATCAAGGGCCGCCACAGCGAGGAAATCGAGGCGCTCATCGGTTACAGACATTCGGACGAGGTGATCCACCGGGACAACTTTGTCCTGGCGGACGAAGCGTGAAGGAGGACGCGAAACGATGAACCATCGGGACAAGGTGCGGACCATGGGGAAACGGGCCAAGGAAGCGGCCCACGAGATGGCCAAGGCCGGGGACGCCGTCAAGAGGGATTTCCTGGAAGGGACGGCGAAACGGCTGGAATCCGAGCGGCGCCGCATCGCGGAAGCCAACGACCGGGACATCGAGTCCGGCCGTGAAAAGGGGCTCCCAGACCCGAAACTGGACCGGCTCCGGCTTTCCGACAAGGTTCTGAATGAAATGATGGAGGGCCTTCGGGAAGTCGCTTTGCTTCCCGACCCCGTGGGCCGAGTGACTTCCATGTGGACGCGGCCGAACGGATTGAGGGTCGGGCGGATGCGGATACCGTTGGGGGTGGTGGGCATCATCTACGAGTCGCGACCCAATGTGACGGTGGACGCCGCGGCGCTCTGCATCAAGGCGGGAAACGCCGTGATCCTTCGAGGCGGCTCGGAAGCGTTCCATTCCAACCAGTGCCTGGCAGCGATTCTCCGAGAATCGCTCCGCGCCGCCGGACTTCCGGAAGCGGCGATCCAGGTCATGGAAACCACGGAACGGGAAGCGGTCCTGGAAATGCTCCAGCTGGAAGACTGCATCGACGTAATGATCCCGAGGGGCGGCGAGGAACTGATCCGGTTCGTAGCGGCCAACGCTCGAATGCCCGTCCTCAAGCACTACAAGGGCGTGTGCCACATCTACGTGGATGAAGACGCCGATCCCGACATGGCGGAGGCGCTCTGTATCAACGCCAAGGTCCAGCGTCCCGCCGTCTGCAACGCCATGGAAACGCTTTTGGTGCACCAAAGGATCGCACCGGAGTTTCTGCCACGGATGGCCGAAGCCTTTCGGCGCCGCGGAGTGGAACTTCGCGGCTGCCCCGAAACCTGTCGCATCGTTCCCGAATGTCGGCGGGCCGAAGAAGAAGACTGGAGCGCCGAATACCTGGACCTTATCCTGGCGGTTCGAGTCGTTCCGGACATGGATGCGGCCATCGCTCACATCGCTCGGTATGGATCCAACCATACGGAAGCCATCGTGACCCGAAACTACGAGCGGGCCCACCGATTCGTGCAGGAGGTTCAGTCTTCGCTGGTCATGGTGAATGCGTCCACGCGTTTCAACGACGGGTATCAGCTGGGTCTGGGCGCCGAGATCGGCATATCCACTTCGCGGCTTCACGCTTTCGGTCCCATGGGCGTCGAGGAACTCACCACTACCAAGTTCGTCGCTTTCGGCAACGGCCAGGTGCGGGTGTGAGGACCATAAGCGCTAAGTTGTTTTGGCCGGTATCGACTGGAAAAATGAACATTGAACATTGAACATTGAACGTCCAACATCGAATGCTGAATGAGAAATGAACATCGAACGTCCAACGTCGAATGGTGAATGAGAAATGAACATCGAACATCGAACGTCCAACGTCGAATGGTGAATGAGAAATGAACATCGAACATCGAACGTCCAACATCGAATGCTGAATGAGAAATGAACATCGAACATCGAACGTCCAACATCGAATGCTGAATGAGAAATGAACATCGAACATCGAACATCCAACATCGAATGGTGAATGGGAAATGAACATCGAACATCG
This is a stretch of genomic DNA from Desulfoglaeba alkanexedens ALDC. It encodes these proteins:
- a CDS encoding metallophosphoesterase family protein, which produces MRLAVLSDIHGNLEAFQEVLKDLDALRPDRVVCLGDAVGYGPDPDAVLEIIVRRRIPCVMGNHELGLIDPRTLSWFNASARRSLEITRTLLPPERFDEIRSWKRALRQDGALFVHGCPPDNVHRYLIEFTKDELPNLFDQFEEDICFVGHTHLLELVSWNGKALRVTPLALGETRLEEGYRHIVNVGSVGQPRDGTNSAKYVIWDRERQALEVRGVPYDIRTTAEKILRIGLPSINAVRLW
- the proB gene encoding glutamate 5-kinase codes for the protein MESGLAPKTPALDTREEDQRLTWFSRARRLVIKIGSAVLTGPRGLNRVVLHRLSDQIAELREKGREVVIVSSGAVASGVRKVGLSERPRTIPQKQATAAVGQTVLMQAWEDAFDKFDFLTAQVLLTSEDLVQRHRYLNARNTLQTLLNWGIIPVINENDTVVVEEIKFGDNDQLSALIAGLIGADLVINLTDTAGLFDCDPRSHADAHLIRVVHGVDSRLLACATPEPGSVGTGGMLSKLNAAKKCLASGIPMVIAPGKERDVLLRLFEGESLGTLFVPQKRVYSGKKLWLANLSKPLGELILDEGAAKALTNAGKSLLPIGIREVRGHFGVGAPVRCVDEAGQLIGIGLTNYKSSEIEKIKGRHSEEIEALIGYRHSDEVIHRDNFVLADEA
- a CDS encoding glutamate-5-semialdehyde dehydrogenase, coding for MNHRDKVRTMGKRAKEAAHEMAKAGDAVKRDFLEGTAKRLESERRRIAEANDRDIESGREKGLPDPKLDRLRLSDKVLNEMMEGLREVALLPDPVGRVTSMWTRPNGLRVGRMRIPLGVVGIIYESRPNVTVDAAALCIKAGNAVILRGGSEAFHSNQCLAAILRESLRAAGLPEAAIQVMETTEREAVLEMLQLEDCIDVMIPRGGEELIRFVAANARMPVLKHYKGVCHIYVDEDADPDMAEALCINAKVQRPAVCNAMETLLVHQRIAPEFLPRMAEAFRRRGVELRGCPETCRIVPECRRAEEEDWSAEYLDLILAVRVVPDMDAAIAHIARYGSNHTEAIVTRNYERAHRFVQEVQSSLVMVNASTRFNDGYQLGLGAEIGISTSRLHAFGPMGVEELTTTKFVAFGNGQVRV